In Candidatus Nitrosarchaeum limnium SFB1, the following proteins share a genomic window:
- a CDS encoding 4'-phosphopantetheinyl transferase has product MLEKIGIGIDIIDITRFKEKPFETNRDFYKKIFHDSEIKYCLKHANSSQSFAAKFAIKESVIKSINNQINFLDILTGHLDSKPTVTLLNDNSYNFLVSVSHEKLHAIAVVISEKLS; this is encoded by the coding sequence ATGCTTGAAAAAATTGGAATTGGAATAGATATCATAGATATAACTCGTTTCAAAGAAAAACCTTTTGAAACAAATAGAGATTTCTACAAAAAAATCTTTCATGACTCCGAAATTAAATATTGTTTAAAGCATGCAAATTCATCACAATCATTTGCTGCTAAATTTGCAATAAAAGAATCAGTGATTAAATCGATCAATAACCAAATTAACTTTCTTGATATTCTGACAGGACATTTAGATTCTAAACCCACTGTAACTTTGTTAAATGATAATTCTTATAATTTTCTAGTTTCAGTTAGCCATGAAAAACTACATGCAATTGCAGTTGTTATATCCGAAAAACTCTCGTGA
- a CDS encoding Acyl-CoA synthetases (AMP-forming)/AMP-acid ligases II, with translation MNIIDFLKNCVKKYPTKTALIDEEKSLTFQQLYQETQNFSSCIEDSNKDVISLIAENSVSFIIGYLGIINSGKIVHLVSPEISESNLLNQIKSAGSKTIICSNTAKKKFLSYPSIKIPLFEFDEMGSQCGTYENNFKANDLAYLIYTSGTTSEPKGVAISHAMTEFTTKNIVKKLGYSDSDIDVLPLPMYHSFGLGCFHTSLCVGSTLVLLKNANNLEHVLESLKKHNATTLAAIPATLTKFLKFDKNILENYFANIRLVITNSTSIPKNTVQNFKQILKKGNLATYYGLTEASRSTFMIFDKSNGREESVGHAAPGVEIKILSKDNTDGEIWIKGNNVIKKYWNNIKADKSIVDGWLQTGDIGYLDHEGYLFLKGRNDDVINVGGEKITPYEIEEVVKQIPGVDDAVAFGIKHDIFGQVVKLNVVKSKNSDLDKSKILTYCMKNLEKFKIPSKIDFVESLPKTDYGKVKRFMLK, from the coding sequence ATGAATATCATAGATTTTCTTAAAAATTGTGTAAAAAAATATCCAACAAAAACAGCACTTATCGATGAAGAAAAAAGTTTAACATTTCAACAACTATATCAAGAAACACAAAATTTTTCTTCTTGTATTGAAGATTCAAATAAAGATGTCATTAGTTTAATTGCAGAAAATTCTGTATCGTTTATTATTGGATATCTTGGAATAATTAATTCTGGTAAAATAGTACATTTAGTTTCACCTGAAATTTCTGAATCTAATTTATTAAATCAAATAAAATCAGCTGGTTCGAAAACTATAATTTGCTCAAATACTGCAAAAAAAAAATTTTTGAGTTATCCATCAATAAAAATACCACTTTTTGAATTCGATGAGATGGGTTCACAGTGTGGAACATATGAAAATAATTTTAAGGCAAATGATTTAGCTTATTTGATATATACATCAGGTACAACATCAGAGCCAAAAGGAGTCGCAATATCTCATGCGATGACAGAATTTACTACAAAAAACATTGTCAAGAAATTAGGATATTCTGATTCTGATATTGATGTACTGCCTTTGCCAATGTACCACTCCTTTGGATTAGGATGCTTTCATACATCTTTGTGCGTAGGTTCAACACTTGTTTTATTAAAAAATGCAAATAATTTGGAACATGTACTTGAATCTTTGAAAAAACATAACGCTACAACGCTAGCAGCAATACCTGCTACATTGACAAAATTTCTAAAATTTGATAAGAACATTTTGGAAAATTATTTTGCCAATATACGATTGGTTATAACCAATAGTACTTCAATTCCTAAAAATACTGTACAAAACTTTAAACAAATTCTAAAAAAAGGCAATTTGGCTACATATTATGGTCTTACCGAGGCATCCCGTTCTACATTTATGATATTTGATAAAAGTAATGGACGAGAAGAATCAGTTGGACATGCAGCTCCAGGAGTTGAGATAAAAATTTTAAGTAAGGATAACACTGATGGAGAAATTTGGATTAAAGGAAATAACGTTATCAAAAAATATTGGAATAACATAAAAGCAGACAAAAGCATAGTTGATGGTTGGCTGCAGACAGGTGATATTGGTTATTTGGATCATGAAGGTTATCTTTTTCTTAAAGGACGTAATGATGATGTAATTAATGTAGGTGGTGAAAAAATTACACCGTATGAAATTGAGGAAGTGGTAAAACAAATTCCAGGAGTCGATGATGCAGTAGCATTTGGAATAAAACATGATATTTTCGGTCAAGTAGTTAAGCTTAACGTTGTGAAATCAAAGAATTCAGATTTAGATAAATCTAAAATACTAACTTATTGCATGAAAAATCTTGAAAAATTCAAGATTCCATCTAAAATTGATTTTGTTGAAAGTCTACCTAAAACCGACTACGGAAAGGTTAAACGTTTTATGCTAAAATAA
- a CDS encoding Acetyltransferase (isoleucine patch superfamily) — MIDSDSFKTNEKELMDYYGYKGAVGRIKIRMRFLKTWIFHSLAYSSPIPSLVIKFQRIRGVKIGKNCHISPYVLIDLLHPELIKIEDNVTISSNSMIFAHVNPTTNEFLKKHGYPRTIKPVTIKNGAVISVGCIIIAGVTIGENSIVGAGSVVTQDIPDYCVAVGNPARVVKKIEY; from the coding sequence ATGATTGATTCAGATAGTTTTAAAACAAATGAGAAAGAATTAATGGATTATTATGGCTACAAGGGAGCTGTAGGAAGAATTAAAATCAGAATGCGATTCTTGAAAACTTGGATTTTTCACTCTTTAGCATATTCATCACCAATACCATCATTAGTAATTAAATTTCAACGTATTAGAGGCGTAAAAATTGGGAAAAACTGTCACATTTCTCCTTATGTGCTAATTGATCTGTTGCATCCAGAATTAATAAAAATTGAAGATAATGTCACAATTAGTTCCAACTCTATGATTTTTGCACATGTAAATCCTACAACAAATGAATTTTTAAAAAAACATGGTTATCCCAGAACAATAAAGCCAGTAACCATCAAAAATGGTGCCGTAATCAGTGTAGGATGTATAATTATTGCAGGAGTTACTATTGGAGAAAACTCAATTGTTGGCGCTGGGAGTGTTGTGACTCAGGATATACCAGATTATTGTGTAGCAGTAGGAAATCCAGCCAGGGTTGTGAAAAAAATTGAATATTGA
- a CDS encoding NAD synthase translates to MEHIPDFIKIKNLEKSVISICDFIKNEVSNKFQKNGVVIGLSGGIDSSLVAALCVKAIGSEKVLGLIMPEKESDPESQITAKKIADDYDIKTEIIDINSILDSFGVFKIKEKIVKEKFPDFNDDCKYRLVVPPKFESVVGIPYLDILDDKNKQHKLKISSCEFLTLTAATSIKHRVRMTMLYYHGEKNNLAVVGTTNKSEYLQGYFVKYGDGGSDIEPIVNLYKSQVYQLGQFLNIRKEILTKDASPDVWSFTTNDEEFFLQCTI, encoded by the coding sequence ATGGAGCACATTCCTGATTTTATTAAAATAAAAAATTTAGAAAAATCAGTTATTAGCATATGTGATTTTATAAAAAATGAGGTTTCCAATAAATTTCAGAAAAATGGTGTAGTAATTGGATTAAGTGGTGGAATTGATTCGTCTTTAGTAGCAGCACTTTGCGTTAAAGCGATTGGTTCTGAAAAAGTTTTAGGTCTAATTATGCCTGAAAAAGAATCAGATCCAGAAAGTCAGATAACTGCAAAAAAAATTGCTGATGATTATGACATAAAAACAGAAATTATCGATATTAATTCCATCTTAGATTCATTTGGAGTGTTTAAAATCAAAGAAAAAATTGTAAAAGAAAAATTTCCAGATTTTAATGATGATTGTAAATATAGGCTTGTAGTTCCTCCAAAATTTGAAAGTGTTGTAGGAATTCCATATTTGGATATACTTGATGATAAAAATAAGCAACATAAATTGAAAATATCGTCTTGTGAATTTCTAACTTTAACTGCTGCCACTTCTATAAAACACAGAGTGAGAATGACTATGTTGTATTATCATGGTGAAAAAAATAATTTGGCTGTTGTAGGTACAACAAATAAGTCAGAATATCTTCAAGGATATTTTGTAAAATATGGAGATGGTGGTTCAGATATTGAACCAATAGTTAATCTCTATAAATCTCAAGTATACCAATTAGGTCAATTTTTGAACATACGAAAAGAAATTTTAACAAAAGATGCATCTCCAGATGTCTGGAGTTTTACTACAAATGATGAGGAATTTTTTTTACAGTGTACCATATGA
- a CDS encoding dTDP-glucose 4,6-dehydratase has protein sequence MKFLICGGYGFIGSAFIRNHLENNPHDEIINIDNMSLGSNKANLDIVRKNNNYLHEKGDILNLKLVEKLSKDVDVIINFAAETHVDRSISNPKPFIDTNILGTYSLLEASKNNEKLFVHISTDEIYGDLEIGQKPFTEFDNLKPSNPYSATKASADLLVQAYVRTYKNKCIITRCTNNFGPFQFPEKLIPKTIIRAHKNLKVPLYGDGNQVRSWIHVVDHIKAVDLLVKKGSIGEIYNISAWNEISNKEIVEKILNKMKKPLDLIEFVNDRPGHDKRYSIDFTKIQKEIGWSPTYDFEKALDETVTWYLSNEKWWKPLINKQTLHPQPWTLKWG, from the coding sequence ATGAAATTTCTAATATGTGGTGGATATGGATTTATTGGGAGTGCATTTATCCGAAATCATCTAGAAAATAACCCTCATGATGAAATCATAAACATAGACAATATGTCATTGGGTTCCAATAAGGCTAATCTTGACATAGTAAGGAAAAATAATAACTATCTACATGAAAAAGGTGACATCTTAAATTTAAAACTAGTAGAAAAATTATCTAAAGATGTAGATGTAATAATTAATTTTGCTGCAGAAACTCATGTGGATAGAAGCATTTCTAATCCTAAACCATTTATTGATACAAATATTTTGGGTACGTATTCTTTACTAGAAGCTTCAAAGAATAATGAAAAATTATTTGTACACATATCCACAGATGAAATTTATGGAGATTTAGAAATAGGACAAAAACCATTCACAGAATTTGATAATCTAAAACCTAGTAATCCATACTCTGCAACAAAAGCATCTGCAGACCTACTTGTACAAGCATATGTCAGAACTTATAAAAATAAATGTATTATTACTAGATGCACTAATAATTTTGGTCCATTCCAATTTCCAGAAAAACTAATTCCAAAAACAATTATCCGTGCTCACAAAAATCTAAAAGTTCCGTTGTATGGGGATGGAAATCAAGTTAGAAGTTGGATTCACGTTGTAGATCACATCAAAGCCGTAGACTTGTTAGTTAAGAAAGGAAGTATAGGAGAAATTTACAATATCTCTGCTTGGAATGAAATTTCAAATAAAGAAATAGTGGAAAAGATATTGAATAAAATGAAAAAACCTTTAGATTTAATTGAATTTGTCAATGACAGACCAGGTCACGATAAACGTTATTCAATTGATTTTACCAAGATACAAAAAGAAATTGGTTGGTCACCAACATATGATTTTGAAAAAGCTTTGGATGAAACTGTAACATGGTATCTAAGTAATGAAAAATGGTGGAAACCTCTAATCAATAAACAAACACTTCATCCTCAACCTTGGACCCTAAAATGGGGCTAG
- a CDS encoding dTDP-4-dehydrorhamnose 3,5-epimerase: MINLYRSKYNYNKWILFYNMAIKIQNYDLGVKILIPEIKHDARGYVSEVFRADWIEFFDGTFPKQVNLSMSKPGIIRAWHRHSRNQTDYFLVKKGKMKICIYDGDKKSNTFGKLVEVFVGDDEFKIVKVPGNFWHGTQTISDYPSETIYFLTNLYDYENPDEERLDWNDPSVIDPRTKTQYDWNSHLRSL; the protein is encoded by the coding sequence ATGATTAATCTATATCGTAGTAAATATAATTATAACAAATGGATTCTTTTTTACAATATGGCAATAAAAATACAAAATTATGATTTAGGTGTAAAAATACTCATACCTGAGATAAAGCATGATGCCAGGGGGTACGTGTCGGAAGTTTTTCGGGCAGATTGGATTGAATTCTTTGACGGTACTTTTCCAAAACAAGTAAATCTTTCAATGAGCAAACCAGGTATTATTCGTGCATGGCATCGTCATTCTCGTAATCAAACTGACTATTTTCTTGTAAAGAAAGGAAAGATGAAAATCTGTATCTATGATGGCGATAAAAAATCTAATACATTTGGAAAACTTGTAGAAGTTTTTGTTGGAGATGATGAATTCAAAATAGTAAAAGTTCCGGGGAATTTTTGGCATGGAACTCAAACTATTAGCGATTATCCATCAGAAACAATCTATTTCCTTACAAATCTATATGATTATGAAAATCCAGATGAAGAGAGATTGGATTGGAATGATCCGTCTGTTATTGATCCTAGAACTAAAACTCAATATGATTGGAATTCGCATCTGAGGTCATTATAA
- a CDS encoding Low specificity phosphatase (HAD superfamily), whose protein sequence is MQKSLKLKCQKIRLVITDVDGVLTDGGRYYSDSKEIFKRFHVRDGMGVNLLLRNGVSTVIITKEISKIVNYWAKTMNVSKVYSGSKIKENELDKICKIYKLNPSNIAFIGDDVNDIELMKKVGLSVTPYDGIEQAKKIADYICKSSGGEGVLREVADLILKEKFPNKTKWY, encoded by the coding sequence TTGCAAAAATCTCTTAAATTAAAATGTCAAAAAATTAGGCTGGTTATAACTGATGTAGATGGTGTTCTTACAGATGGTGGAAGGTATTATTCAGACAGCAAGGAAATTTTTAAAAGATTTCACGTACGAGATGGCATGGGAGTAAATTTGTTGCTCCGAAATGGAGTCAGTACAGTAATAATCACAAAAGAAATTTCCAAAATAGTGAATTATTGGGCAAAAACCATGAATGTTTCTAAGGTTTATTCCGGTTCAAAGATAAAAGAGAATGAATTAGATAAAATCTGCAAGATTTACAAATTAAATCCTTCAAATATTGCATTTATTGGTGACGATGTAAATGATATAGAGTTAATGAAGAAAGTTGGATTATCTGTAACTCCTTATGACGGAATTGAACAAGCAAAAAAAATTGCTGATTATATTTGTAAATCGTCTGGCGGAGAAGGAGTTCTAAGAGAAGTGGCAGATTTGATTCTGAAAGAAAAATTTCCAAACAAAACTAAGTGGTACTGA
- a CDS encoding N-acylneuraminate-9-phosphate synthase: MVFITAEIGINHNGDIEIAKKLIDLAVSTGCDAVKFQKRTVDKVYSKELLDSPRDSPWGKTQREQKEGLEFSHAQYNIIDKYCKQKGITWYLSCWDIDSQIQMRKFKTKYNKVSSAMLVHKKLLETIAEEKKYTFISTGMSTMQDISNAVKIFKKHKCPFELMHSHSSYPMDIKEANLKVIQTLKKKFNCKVGYSGHESSSYLLCVTAVLLGATSIERHITLDRSMYGSDQAASLEPIGLSRLVKDIRTLDVILGDGVKRIWDSEKPAMKKLRERLV, encoded by the coding sequence TTGGTATTCATTACTGCTGAAATTGGAATTAATCATAATGGAGATATTGAGATTGCAAAAAAATTAATTGATTTAGCTGTTTCTACAGGATGTGATGCAGTTAAGTTTCAGAAAAGAACTGTAGATAAGGTATATTCAAAAGAGCTTTTAGATTCTCCACGTGATAGTCCTTGGGGGAAAACTCAACGTGAACAAAAAGAGGGATTGGAGTTTTCACATGCACAATATAATATAATTGATAAATATTGTAAACAAAAAGGCATTACATGGTATCTTTCATGTTGGGATATAGACAGCCAAATTCAAATGAGGAAATTTAAAACAAAATACAATAAAGTGTCTTCAGCAATGTTAGTTCATAAAAAACTATTAGAGACTATTGCTGAAGAAAAGAAATACACATTCATATCCACAGGTATGAGTACAATGCAAGATATTTCAAATGCAGTAAAAATTTTCAAGAAACACAAATGCCCATTTGAATTAATGCATTCACATAGTAGTTATCCAATGGACATTAAGGAAGCTAATCTTAAGGTAATTCAAACTTTGAAAAAAAAATTTAATTGTAAAGTAGGTTATAGTGGGCATGAAAGTTCTTCATATCTTTTATGTGTAACAGCAGTATTACTAGGTGCCACATCAATTGAAAGACACATCACTCTTGATCGTTCTATGTATGGGAGTGATCAGGCTGCATCTTTGGAACCCATAGGATTAAGCAGACTTGTTAAAGACATCAGAACATTAGATGTAATACTTGGTGATGGTGTTAAACGTATTTGGGATTCAGAAAAACCTGCAATGAAAAAGCTAAGAGAAAGACTGGTTTGA
- a CDS encoding Phosphoheptose isomerase → MVESSNTILNSIDLSKKIEESINAIIKCFKRGNKMIIFGNGGSAADAQHIVAEFIGRFQKERKSLPAISLTTDSSIITSLANDYSYDIVFSRQCESLVSKGDIVIGISTSGKSKNVENGIKIAKKKGAITIGLLGGDGGTMKDITDISIVVPSTNTARIQEVHRVIYHIICDIVEKESTKTT, encoded by the coding sequence ATGGTTGAAAGTTCCAATACTATACTAAATTCCATAGATTTATCCAAAAAAATTGAAGAATCCATTAATGCTATAATAAAATGTTTTAAACGAGGAAATAAAATGATTATTTTTGGAAATGGTGGTAGTGCAGCAGATGCACAACATATTGTTGCAGAATTTATTGGAAGATTTCAAAAAGAAAGAAAGAGTTTACCTGCAATTTCTTTAACTACTGATTCATCTATAATCACTTCTCTTGCAAATGATTATTCATATGACATAGTTTTTAGTAGACAGTGTGAAAGTTTGGTTTCAAAAGGGGATATAGTAATAGGAATTTCAACTAGTGGTAAATCAAAAAACGTTGAAAATGGAATTAAGATAGCAAAGAAAAAAGGTGCTATTACGATAGGATTACTTGGAGGAGATGGAGGAACTATGAAAGATATCACAGACATTTCAATTGTAGTACCATCTACAAATACTGCAAGAATTCAAGAAGTTCACAGAGTGATCTATCATATAATATGTGATATTGTTGAAAAAGAATCAACAAAAACCACATAA
- a CDS encoding hypothetical protein (hypothetical protein Acry_1480): MIKNFLIKFSENLARLITEKDYDLPHQLKKQATKEAVEFYKKEMNCQVFSSKKSIIDFELESVKVDGLYLEFGVAKAEHTNYIAEKIKPFVIHGFDSFKGFPESWNGTSKKYHDYDGNMPEVRKNVILHDGWFEDTIPKFVESNREKIAYLNIDCDLYSSTKTVFDNLGDRIQKGTIIHFDEYLNFPDWKKHEYKAFAEFVKNDIKFEYIGIGPKGNVAVKIL, from the coding sequence ATGATCAAAAACTTTCTAATTAAATTCAGTGAAAATCTGGCAAGATTGATAACCGAAAAGGATTATGATCTTCCACACCAGCTAAAAAAGCAGGCGACAAAAGAGGCAGTAGAGTTTTACAAAAAGGAGATGAATTGCCAAGTGTTCAGTAGCAAGAAATCAATTATTGACTTTGAGCTGGAGAGTGTAAAGGTAGATGGTCTGTATCTTGAGTTTGGTGTTGCAAAGGCAGAGCATACAAACTATATTGCAGAAAAGATAAAACCTTTTGTCATACACGGATTTGATTCGTTCAAGGGATTTCCCGAATCGTGGAATGGGACATCAAAAAAATATCACGACTATGACGGAAATATGCCAGAAGTCAGAAAAAATGTGATATTACATGACGGATGGTTTGAAGATACTATACCAAAATTTGTAGAATCAAACAGAGAAAAGATAGCTTACCTTAACATTGACTGTGATCTTTATTCATCGACAAAAACAGTTTTTGATAATTTGGGAGACAGAATACAAAAAGGTACTATAATTCATTTTGATGAATATCTGAATTTTCCTGATTGGAAAAAACATGAATACAAGGCATTTGCAGAATTTGTGAAGAATGACATAAAATTTGAATACATCGGTATTGGTCCTAAAGGGAATGTTGCAGTAAAAATACTTTAA
- a CDS encoding Putative L-xylulose-5-phosphate 3-epimerase, translated as MQGRLSKSHNNLIQSFPINSWREEFKVAKKCGYDVIEWIYDELQPNPISTSEGISEINLLMKKHDISINSICADYFMTKKLFNESQYELKKNINILNELIIQAGKLEISMIEIPLVDSSSLKTNENKTEIKNNLEKVISHAENNNVNIVLETDLNPYDFKEFLMRFSNQKIMANYDSGNSASLGYNSKDELTILKKWIKNIHVKDRKFQGNTVPFGMGDTNFEQFFSTLSEINYVGDLIIQGARFSDKKISPETTCKTYNRFVKRYVDKYYV; from the coding sequence ATGCAAGGTAGACTGTCAAAATCACATAATAATCTAATCCAATCTTTTCCAATCAATTCTTGGAGAGAAGAATTCAAAGTTGCTAAAAAATGTGGCTATGATGTAATTGAATGGATTTATGATGAATTACAACCCAATCCAATATCAACATCTGAAGGTATATCAGAAATTAACTTATTAATGAAAAAACATGATATTTCAATAAATTCAATTTGTGCAGATTACTTTATGACAAAAAAATTATTCAATGAATCACAATATGAATTAAAAAAAAATATCAACATACTTAATGAATTGATAATACAAGCAGGGAAACTAGAAATTTCCATGATTGAGATACCACTAGTTGATTCATCCTCACTAAAAACTAATGAAAATAAAACTGAAATTAAAAATAATTTAGAAAAAGTTATTTCTCATGCTGAAAATAATAATGTAAACATAGTTCTTGAGACTGATTTGAATCCATATGATTTCAAAGAATTTTTAATGAGATTCAGCAACCAAAAAATTATGGCAAACTATGACTCTGGAAATAGTGCATCTTTAGGATACAATTCTAAAGATGAGCTAACTATTCTTAAAAAATGGATAAAAAATATTCATGTAAAAGATAGAAAATTCCAAGGCAATACAGTTCCATTTGGAATGGGGGATACCAATTTTGAACAATTCTTTTCAACTTTATCTGAAATTAATTATGTTGGGGATTTGATAATTCAAGGAGCACGTTTTTCAGATAAAAAAATATCTCCTGAAACTACATGTAAAACATACAATAGGTTTGTAAAAAGATATGTAGATAAGTACTATGTATAA
- a CDS encoding dehydrogenase has product MVDEKALKIIITGSEGLLGKEISNHLQQKNEVIKLDLCLGHDLNDENFVRKWFAENKADCLVNCFALNDHVEEGQTRGTLFDITLDSFKKFLDVNLTSLFSVCREFARNNSNGSIVNFSATTGIVSARPDLYNGGHKHPAYSISKAGVINLTKFLATHFAPKIRVNCIAPGGVEFDQDEKFKIAYSALTPMKRMMRKNELNKLVEFLCTEDSSYVTGSTIIVDGGWTTW; this is encoded by the coding sequence ATGGTAGACGAAAAGGCTTTGAAAATTATTATTACGGGTTCTGAAGGTCTGTTAGGAAAAGAAATATCAAATCATCTTCAACAAAAAAACGAAGTAATAAAATTGGATCTTTGCTTAGGTCATGACTTAAATGATGAAAATTTTGTGCGTAAATGGTTTGCAGAGAATAAAGCAGATTGCTTAGTTAATTGTTTTGCTTTAAATGATCATGTAGAAGAAGGTCAGACTCGTGGAACGTTATTTGATATCACATTAGATTCATTCAAGAAATTTCTCGATGTGAATTTAACTTCACTTTTTTCAGTATGCCGTGAATTTGCTAGGAATAATTCTAATGGATCCATAGTAAATTTTTCCGCCACAACTGGAATAGTTTCAGCAAGACCAGATTTGTATAATGGAGGACATAAACATCCAGCTTATAGCATTTCAAAAGCAGGTGTGATCAATTTAACAAAATTTCTTGCTACACATTTTGCTCCAAAAATCAGAGTAAATTGTATTGCTCCTGGAGGAGTTGAATTTGATCAAGATGAAAAATTTAAGATTGCATATTCTGCATTGACACCAATGAAAAGAATGATGAGAAAAAACGAATTAAACAAACTGGTAGAATTTTTATGTACAGAAGATTCATCATATGTTACAGGTTCAACAATTATTGTAGATGGTGGATGGACTACTTGGTAA
- a CDS encoding dehydrogenase/oxidoreductase, whose protein sequence is MNDRIKIGIIGCSTIAKNSTIPAILKSNYSKLEYIGSRFDEKAKKYADEFNCKKFGSYQDILNDNEVDAVYISTPVGNHEEWVLKSAKAGKHILCEKSSTNSYDSAKKMIQVCKENNVRLMEGFMFRFHPSHGKVNELLNNDTIGKVFSFSGRYGFPPISKDNIRYNKALGGGILNDAGCYPINASRMLFKSEPSGILCDLVIDEEKKIDIKATIFMSFDNQRYSQSVVGYDLFYQSTYSIWGSQGYMSLTRAYNVPPDMHVILDVNANNGNDKISIQTADHFQLMIDSFCRELKNPKTAPYVFEEDLLNQAKVMEAARISDKEKRFVKIDEID, encoded by the coding sequence ATGAATGATAGAATAAAAATTGGCATCATAGGTTGTTCAACAATTGCTAAAAATTCCACAATTCCTGCAATTTTAAAATCAAATTATTCAAAATTAGAATATATCGGTAGTCGTTTTGATGAAAAAGCAAAAAAATATGCAGATGAATTTAATTGTAAAAAATTTGGTAGTTATCAAGACATATTGAATGATAATGAAGTTGATGCAGTCTATATCTCAACGCCAGTTGGCAATCATGAAGAATGGGTATTAAAATCTGCAAAAGCTGGAAAACACATTCTTTGTGAGAAATCATCCACAAATTCTTATGATTCTGCTAAAAAAATGATTCAAGTTTGTAAAGAGAACAATGTAAGATTAATGGAAGGTTTTATGTTTCGTTTTCATCCTTCTCATGGAAAAGTAAACGAGTTACTCAATAATGACACAATAGGAAAAGTATTTTCATTTTCAGGAAGATATGGATTTCCACCCATATCAAAAGACAATATTAGATACAACAAAGCTCTTGGTGGAGGAATTTTAAATGATGCGGGCTGCTATCCCATTAATGCCTCAAGAATGTTATTCAAATCTGAGCCTAGTGGAATTTTATGTGATCTTGTAATTGATGAAGAAAAAAAGATAGATATAAAAGCGACAATTTTTATGAGTTTTGACAATCAAAGATATTCTCAAAGTGTTGTTGGCTATGATCTTTTTTATCAATCAACATACAGCATATGGGGAAGTCAAGGATACATGAGTCTGACAAGAGCATATAATGTTCCTCCAGATATGCACGTTATATTAGATGTAAATGCGAATAATGGAAATGACAAAATTTCTATCCAGACTGCAGATCATTTTCAACTAATGATCGATTCATTTTGTAGGGAGTTAAAGAATCCAAAGACTGCCCCATATGTTTTTGAAGAAGATTTGTTGAATCAAGCTAAAGTTATGGAAGCTGCAAGAATATCAGATAAGGAAAAGAGATTTGTAAAAATTGATGAGATTGATTAA
- a CDS encoding dehydrogenase yields the protein MRSQKKIAEQNHNLFLVGRNKIKLIKLKKEIETKNKSIKIELGLVDLTDDKSINNLIKNIRKKFQTIDILINAAGLFIVKSLENSSVQEFDKCYKINVRSVFIFCKEFSKDMKKKKWGRIVNLGSSSAYSGFKNGTIYCSTKHSLLGLSRSLFTELKETGIRTFCISPGSTQTKMGKISNDQNFETFLNPKEIADYIAFVISFDKELISEEVRLNRIKIE from the coding sequence ATGAGATCGCAAAAAAAAATTGCAGAACAAAATCACAATCTATTTCTAGTTGGAAGAAATAAAATTAAATTAATAAAACTAAAAAAAGAAATTGAAACAAAAAATAAATCAATTAAAATAGAATTAGGGCTTGTAGATTTAACAGATGACAAATCAATAAATAACTTGATAAAAAACATTAGAAAAAAATTTCAGACTATCGATATTTTAATTAACGCTGCAGGATTGTTTATAGTAAAATCATTAGAAAATTCATCTGTTCAGGAATTTGACAAATGTTACAAGATTAACGTTAGATCAGTATTTATCTTTTGTAAAGAATTCTCAAAAGATATGAAAAAGAAAAAATGGGGAAGAATTGTTAACTTAGGCTCATCTTCAGCATATAGTGGCTTTAAAAATGGAACAATATACTGTTCAACAAAACATTCACTACTAGGATTGTCAAGATCACTGTTTACAGAATTAAAAGAAACCGGAATTAGGACATTTTGTATTTCTCCAGGTTCAACACAGACCAAAATGGGAAAGATTTCAAACGATCAAAATTTTGAAACATTTCTCAATCCTAAAGAAATCGCAGATTATATTGCATTTGTTATTTCATTTGATAAAGAGCTAATTAGTGAAGAAGTCAGATTAAATAGAATAAAAATTGAATAA